The nucleotide window CAACTCGAACGAATTCGTGCGCAACTGGCGCAGGTGCTCTCGCAGGCGCGCCAGGGGGCGTTGCTGCGCGAGGGCATCAACGTGGTGCTGGCGGGGCAGCCCAACGTCGGCAAGTCCTCGTTGCTCAATGCGTTGGCCGGCGCGGAACTGGCCATCGTCACGCCGATTGCCGGCACCACGCGCGACAAGGTGCAGCAGACGATCCAGATCGACGGCATTCCGCTGCATATCATCGACACGGCCGGGCTGCGCGAGACCGAAGACGAGGTCGAGCGCATCGGTATCGCGCGCAGCTGGAGCGAGATCGCGAAGGCAGACGCCGTGCTGCACCTGCTCGACACCCGTACTGGCATGACGCCGGAAGACGAGGCGATCGCAAGGCAGTTGCCGAAGCACGTGCCGATCGTGCGCGTGTACAACAAGACGGATCTCGCGGGAGAACCGGCGACGGTGCTGCCCAAGGAGGGCGCGGCGCCACTCGGCGTGCGTCTGTCGGCCAAGGGCGGGCAGGGGATCGATCTGCTTCGCGCGGAGTTGTTGCGGATTGCCGGATGGCAGGCAGGTAACGAAGGCGTGTTTCTCGCCCGTGAACGTCATCTGTCGGCGTTGCGCGCCGCGCGCGAGCACATCGAAATGGCGGACGCGCATGCGCGTCGCAACGCGAATGCGCTCGATCTCTTCGCCGAGGAACTGCGTCTTGCGCAGGAACAGCTCAGCACCATCACCGGCGAATTCACTTCCGACGATCTGCTGGGCGTGATTTTCAGCCGGTTTTGCATCGGGAAGTGACCCCCTGCATACGAAAAGCGTAATGCTTTGAAACACTTCCGACACGTGTCGTAATTGCCCGGGAAGGCCGTCGCGCCTAGACTCGGGAGCATGAACACCTGAGCGGTATCGCGTCGCGAAAGGTCGCAAGCCTCTCGTTCGCGACGCGTATCCGCGATGCGGAATCCACCGCGTCCGGCGTTCGTTCTTCGAGGTCCGTGTCGTGAAACGTCTTCCTGTTGTCCTCGGCCTGGTCGCCGTGGCCGCTGCCGCCGTGAGCAGCAGCGCCTTTGCCTGGCATGGCCGCGTGGGTGTCTGGGTCGGTCCCGGCTATTACCCCTATCCCTACAGCTATCCCTATTACCCGCCGCCGTCGTACTACGCGCCGCCGGTCGTCGTCGTGCCGAGTCAGCCGCAGCAGTACATCGAGCAGCCGCAACCCGGCGCACAGGGCAATCTCCCCGGCACCAACGGCGACACCTGGTACTACTGCGACAAGGCGGGCGCCTATTACCCGTACGTGAAAACGTGTCCGGCCGGATGGCGCGAAGTGCCCGCGCAACCGGCGTCGAACTGATCGGGAGACACGCCATGGCCTTTGCTACTCTCGTTCGCGGCGCGCGCATGTCGCCGTCGTCGGCACCCACACACATGCGTCGCAACGAACACCCACCGCGAGCGTGGCGCCGCCTCGCGCCACTCGCCGTGACACTTGCCGCCGCCGCACTCGCGGGCTGCGCCGTCGTGCCCACCGGTCCGAGCGTCATGGCGCTGCCGGGTACCAGCAAGACCTTCGACCAGTTCCGGCGGGACGACTTCAACTGCCGCCAGTTCGCGTCCGGCCAGAACGGCGGCATGGACGCGGCAACCGCCGCCAATAACAGCGCGATCGGCAGCGCCGTGATCGGCACGGCCATCGGCGCCGCGGCCGGCGCCGCCTTCGGGGGCGGCTCGGGGGCCGCCATCGGCGCCGGTGCCGGCCTGCTCACCGGCAGCGCCGTCGGCATGGGCAACGCGCAGTCGTCTGCATACCTGACGCAAAGCCGCTATGATCAGGCCTACGTTCAGTGCATGTATGCGAGCGGCAACCGCGTGCCCGTGCGCGGGGACATGATGCCTTCGCGACCGGTGCAACGGTACGCGCCGCCGCCGCCCCCGCCTCCGGGATGGCGGCCGCCGCCCGGGTACTGATTCCACACATAAGGCGTGACGCCGACGCTGGTCCCGCGACGGGCCGTCGCCGGCGAATTCGCGTCGCTTCATCCGAGACACCCAATGGCCCGCCATTCACCCGTACCGCTCGCTTCGCCAGTTTCGTCCGCATCGCCCGTTTCGTTCGCATCGCGCACCTCACGCAGCTCCCGCGCCACGGTCGCGACGCTCCCCGTGCAAACGCCGTCGCTGCGCAAGCCGTCTTGGCGCATGCTGGCCGTCGCTCTCGCAACGGTGGTCGCCTCGATCGCGTTCGCGCCGCGCGCCCACGCGCAGAACACCGCAGCCCCGTCGAGCGCAGGCACGACCAACAGCGCCGCAGCGGGCGTGGCACCGGGCCAGGCGATCAACCCGAGTGCCGACATCTCGCGCGCCGTCTCGCGCGACATGACGGACACGGCGATCCAGAACAACTGGAACAGCATCATGCACCCGCCGGTGCAGGCGAGGCCCGAAGACAAGCCGGCGGAATCACCCCGACGCGGTCGTCGTGGCATTACGCCCGGTATCTCAACGAACTGATCGCGCGGACCGTGCGGATCGCGCGGCTGGCATTCGACCGGACGCGCGTCTACTATGAGAGTCATCAGCAGGTTCCGATCCCTGGTGTTCTCATGCGACTTTTCCTCGCCCTGTGGCCTGGGCCGGGCGTACGCGCGCAGCTTCACGAATGGGCCGTGTCGGCGCATGCCGAATGCGGCGGACGTGTGCTGCGCGCCCAGACCCTGCATCTCACGCTGGCCTTTCTCGACGAAGTGGATCCGGCCCGCCTGCCGATCCTTCTGGCACTCATGCAGCGCACACCGCTCGCACCGTTCACGCTCACCTTCGATCATCTCGGCTTCTGGTCGGATCGCAAGATCGTTTGGGCCGGTGCGGCGGCTGTGCCGGACAATCTCGTCGCGACACGCGATGCGCTGCTCTCGCAATGGGGCGCCACCGGGGCCCGCGTGCTCACGCAAGCATTCCGCCCGCACGTGACACTGCTGCGCCATGCGCGGCGCGCGCCGTCGGACCCGCATCCGCGTCCGCTCCTCTGGCAATGCGACGGCTATGCGCTCGTTCATTCCGTTCGCACGCCGCGCGGGCCGCACTACCGTGTGCTCGCCGAGCATCGCGGCACGACGCCGGAAGGCTTTTTGGCCGCGCCGGACGAGAATTCGTCAATGCCAGCAACGCAATACGGTATAGTCGGATGACGACGCGCCGGCCGAACGGCAGCACGTCGGTTTTTCGTCATTCGCAGGAGGTTCAAGTGCAAGTCGGATCGATCGTCAAATCCAATCACATCGCAGTACCGCAAGGCGCCATGGGGATCGTGACCCGTGTACTGGGCGATATGGCGATGGTGCGCTGGTACTCCGGACAGCCCGGGGCATCGAAAGAGCTCAACACCGAACCGTTTTTCATTGTCGACCTGATCGAAACGGGCGATGTCATGCCAGTAGGAGGCAGCCCCATCCTGCACTGAACAGCGTGCCGCGCCGACAGGCGCCCGGATACCGAAACGCCGGCCCGTCGAGAGACTGGCCGGCGTTTCTGCTTTTCCGGTGCCCGCGGCTTTCGCGCCCCCATCAGACGGGCCCCGCGCGCTGGCGCACGAGCGCGTCGAGACGCGCCGCCATCCGCTCGCGCCGCCGACGTGACGTGCGGTAGAGCAACACCGCCATCGCAAGCAGCACGACGCAGGCGATGGCAAACACCCCGTACGGCAACGTGTCGCCGTGCAATCGCATGCTGACTTGCGCACGTGTCTGTGTCGTGCAGATGATCGTGCCCGCGCGCATGCCCGTGTAGTGCATGCCACAGACGGCGACAGCCATCACCAGCGCCGCCAACGCGCGTTGCAGGCTTGTCTCCAGGTGAAACGCCAGCCAGAGCGCCACACTGGCCGCCACGATCGCAATGAGCACCGACAGCGCCACGAGCGTCGTGTCCCATTCGAAATACGCCTGCGTGCGCACCGCGCTCATGCCGAGATAGTGCATGCCGGCAACGCCGAGCCCGCCGGCCACGCCGGCGATCACGCATCGGATCGCATTGCGATAGGGCGCCCTGGCCACGTACCAGAGCGCCGCCCCCGAGACCAACACCGCCAGCACCAGACTGCCGAGCGTCGGCCAAAGGGAATACGACACGGGGAACGGCATGCGTTGCGCAGCCATGCCGATGAAATGCATGCCCCAAATGCCGATACCCCCCAGCGCGAGTGCCGATACGGTCAGATAACCGAGGCTGATGCCGCCGTCGTCGTCGCGAATGCGCGACGCCGCCACCAAAGCGACATACGCGCCCAACGTCGATATCACGAACGAAAGCAGAACGAGAAACTCACTGTATTGAAGGGGAACGACGCTTCCTGGCTGCATAGGCTTGTCCTGTGATTTTGCTACCGTCGGAACGCCCCAAAGGACGACGAAGAGCGATCTATTATTTGCGCCTGCACGACTACGCCCAGGGGGACACGACGTGGCATCGAACACGTCGGGCGTCAGCGCGATTCAATCTCGACGGTCCGTCGGCGTCAAGGGGTAAAACCGACCATGATTCGCCAGACGACGTCGATTTGCCGCACCGGCGCCGAAACCGTCGAGCGCATCGTCGCGCAAGCCCCCGTCCGGCGCACGATTGCCGCAGCGCGCGACGCCATCCCCGAGCCGTGGAGGGTTGGCACCGACATTTAGAGTTGGTGTTCCAAACCCGCGTCGCACATGGGCGCCGAACTGCGGCACCATCCAGGTTGGACACTGACCGGGCCCGGCGAGGCTCGGCCGCCATTTCAGGGAGACGTCTCACATGACCGACGCGGTCACGACCCATTCCACCGCCACCCCGGCGCCGCAGGGGGCACCGCTGACCGGCGCGCGACTGGCACTACTCACGGTCGGCCTTGCGCTGGGTACGTTCATGGAAGTGCTCGACACGTCCATCGCCAACGTGGCGGTGCCGACCATTGCGGGTAGCGTAGGGGTCTCGAACAGTCAGGGCACGTGGGTGATCAGCTCCTACGCCGTAGCCGCCGCCATCGCCGTGCCGCTCACAGGCTGGATGGCCCGGCGCGTGGGCGAGACGAGGCTGTTCGTGATGTCGGTCGCGGCCTTTACCGTCGCGTCGATGCTGTGCGGCCTGGCGCCGAACATGGAGACGCTCGTCCTCTTTCGCCTGCTCCAGGGCCTCGTGTCCGGCCCGATGGTGCCGCTCTCGCAGACCATCCTGCTGCGCAGCTTTCCGGAGAAGAAGCGCGGCCTCGCGCTCGGTCTGTGGGCGATGACGGTGATCGTCGCACCGATCTTCGGCCCGGTGGTCGGCGGATGGATCACCGACAACTACACATGGCCGTGGATTTTCTACATCAACGTGCCCGTGGGCATCTTCTCGGCGATATCGTGCTTCATTCTGCTGCGCGGGCACGAGACGAAGACGCAGAAGCTGCCGATCGACCTGATCGGCCTCGCGCTGCTCGCCATCGGCGTGGGCTCGCTGCAGATGATGCTCGACCTCGGCAAGGATCGCGACTGGTTCAACAACAGCCTGATCGTCACGCTCGCGATCACGGCGGCGATCTGTCTGTCGTTTCTGGTCATCTGGGAGCTCACGTCCGACAAGCCCATCGTCGACCTCACGTTGTTCAGGGATCGCAACTTCGCGCTGGGCGTGGTGGTGATTTCCTTCGGCTTCATGACGTTCTTCGCCTCGGTGGTCATCTTCCCCCTGTGGCTGCAAACGGTGATGGACTATACGGCGGGCAAGGCGGGTCTGGCCACCGCGCCTGTCGGCCTGCTCGCCCTCGTGCTATCCCCGATCATCGGTCAGAACATGGAGCGGCTCAACCTTCGCGCGGTCGCCTCGTTCGCATTCTTCGTGTTCGCGGGCGTGTCGTTCTGGAATTCGCATTTCGCGCTGAATCTGTCGTTTGCGAAAGTGATCGAGCCGCGGTTGGTGCAGGGCATCGGCATCGCCTGCTTCTTCGTGCCGGTCACGACCATCACGCTATCGAGCATTTCCGACGACCGGCTCGCCGCGGCCTCGGGCCTGTCGAACTTCTTTCGCACGCTTTCGGGGGCCATCGGCACCGCAGTGAGCACGACGATGTGGGAAGACCGGGCCATTTACCATCACGCGCGTCTGGCCGAGAACATCACGCCGTATTCGAGCGCCACCACGAGCTACCTCGACCAGTTGCGTCAGGGACTGGGGCTTGGCAACGGGTCCGACTTCGGCATGCTCAACGATCTGGTCACCCGCCAGTCCTTCATGCTGGCCACGAACGACATCTTCCACCTGTCCGGCTACGTGTTTCTCGCCATGGCGGCGCTGGTCTGGCTGACCCGGCCGAAGCGCGGCACCAAAGCCGCCGTGGGGCACTGACCCGGCGCCGGCCGGGGATCGTTCCAGAAAAGCAACAGTACTTTTCGGCTTGCCGGCTTCTGGCCGTCACGTCCGGGCGCTACCATGCCGTATTGCGCCGGATTGCGCTCACTCTTCTTGCAACAGGTGTCGGCATGCTGTTCGAACTGATCGCCCGCTACGGACTCTGGCTCGTCTTTCTGAACATCTTCGGACAGGCGCTCGGGCTGCCCCTGCCGGCCTATCCCACGCTCATCGTCACGGCGTCGACGTCGCTTTTCCCGGCGATGCTGATCGTCGCACTCGCCATCTTCGCGGCACTGCTGGGCGACACCCTCTGGTTCCTCGCCGGGCGGCGCTACGGTCATCACATCCTGCGTCTGATGTGCCGCCTGTCGATTTCGCCGGACACCTGCGTGAGCCGTACCGAAGGGGCAATGGGCCGTCACGGGGTGCGCGTGCTGATGTTTGCGCGCTTCGTGCCGGGTCTCTCGGCCCTGTCGGTGCCGATGGCCGGCGCGCTTGGTGTGTCCTGGCGCACGTTCCTGCTCTACGACGCCATCGGCGCGCTTCTGTGGTCGAGTGTCGCCGTGGCGCTCGGCGTGGTGTTCGCGTCGCACATCGTGTCGGTGCTCGACGCCTTCGACACGCTCGGTCGCGGCGTGCTGTGGCTCGTGGTGCTTGTCTTCGTGCTGTACCTGCTCAACCGCTGGCTCAACCGCTACCGGCTGCTGCGCTCGTTGCGCATGGCGCGCATTGGCGTTGCCACGCTGGAATCCTGGATGAAGGACGAAGTCACGCCGGTGGTGATCGACGTGCGTTCGGCCGCGCGCCGCGCCATCGATCCGTTCACGATTCCCGGGGCGCTCGCCATTGAGCCCGACGAGATCGGCGAAAAACT belongs to Pandoraea pnomenusa and includes:
- the mnmE gene encoding tRNA uridine-5-carboxymethylaminomethyl(34) synthesis GTPase MnmE; this translates as MSASVSAVPVAAIATAPGRGGIGVVRVSFGKHRGDAVQRVIARLVGQPLKPRHASYLPFLDANGEALDRGIALYFPGPNSYTGEDVLELQGHGGPIVLQLLLQRCLDEGAELGVRLAEPGEFTHRAFLNDKLDLAQAEAVADLIEASTEAAARSASRSLDGAFSREIHALVDQVIHLRMLVEATLDFPEEEIDFLEAADAFGQLERIRAQLAQVLSQARQGALLREGINVVLAGQPNVGKSSLLNALAGAELAIVTPIAGTTRDKVQQTIQIDGIPLHIIDTAGLRETEDEVERIGIARSWSEIAKADAVLHLLDTRTGMTPEDEAIARQLPKHVPIVRVYNKTDLAGEPATVLPKEGAAPLGVRLSAKGGQGIDLLRAELLRIAGWQAGNEGVFLARERHLSALRAAREHIEMADAHARRNANALDLFAEELRLAQEQLSTITGEFTSDDLLGVIFSRFCIGK
- a CDS encoding YMGG-like glycine zipper-containing protein, translated to MRRNEHPPRAWRRLAPLAVTLAAAALAGCAVVPTGPSVMALPGTSKTFDQFRRDDFNCRQFASGQNGGMDAATAANNSAIGSAVIGTAIGAAAGAAFGGGSGAAIGAGAGLLTGSAVGMGNAQSSAYLTQSRYDQAYVQCMYASGNRVPVRGDMMPSRPVQRYAPPPPPPPGWRPPPGY
- the thpR gene encoding RNA 2',3'-cyclic phosphodiesterase codes for the protein MRLFLALWPGPGVRAQLHEWAVSAHAECGGRVLRAQTLHLTLAFLDEVDPARLPILLALMQRTPLAPFTLTFDHLGFWSDRKIVWAGAAAVPDNLVATRDALLSQWGATGARVLTQAFRPHVTLLRHARRAPSDPHPRPLLWQCDGYALVHSVRTPRGPHYRVLAEHRGTTPEGFLAAPDENSSMPATQYGIVG
- a CDS encoding MHYT domain-containing protein, producing the protein MQPGSVVPLQYSEFLVLLSFVISTLGAYVALVAASRIRDDDGGISLGYLTVSALALGGIGIWGMHFIGMAAQRMPFPVSYSLWPTLGSLVLAVLVSGAALWYVARAPYRNAIRCVIAGVAGGLGVAGMHYLGMSAVRTQAYFEWDTTLVALSVLIAIVAASVALWLAFHLETSLQRALAALVMAVAVCGMHYTGMRAGTIICTTQTRAQVSMRLHGDTLPYGVFAIACVVLLAMAVLLYRTSRRRRERMAARLDALVRQRAGPV
- a CDS encoding DHA2 family efflux MFS transporter permease subunit, giving the protein MTDAVTTHSTATPAPQGAPLTGARLALLTVGLALGTFMEVLDTSIANVAVPTIAGSVGVSNSQGTWVISSYAVAAAIAVPLTGWMARRVGETRLFVMSVAAFTVASMLCGLAPNMETLVLFRLLQGLVSGPMVPLSQTILLRSFPEKKRGLALGLWAMTVIVAPIFGPVVGGWITDNYTWPWIFYINVPVGIFSAISCFILLRGHETKTQKLPIDLIGLALLAIGVGSLQMMLDLGKDRDWFNNSLIVTLAITAAICLSFLVIWELTSDKPIVDLTLFRDRNFALGVVVISFGFMTFFASVVIFPLWLQTVMDYTAGKAGLATAPVGLLALVLSPIIGQNMERLNLRAVASFAFFVFAGVSFWNSHFALNLSFAKVIEPRLVQGIGIACFFVPVTTITLSSISDDRLAAASGLSNFFRTLSGAIGTAVSTTMWEDRAIYHHARLAENITPYSSATTSYLDQLRQGLGLGNGSDFGMLNDLVTRQSFMLATNDIFHLSGYVFLAMAALVWLTRPKRGTKAAVGH
- a CDS encoding DedA family protein/thiosulfate sulfurtransferase GlpE — translated: MLFELIARYGLWLVFLNIFGQALGLPLPAYPTLIVTASTSLFPAMLIVALAIFAALLGDTLWFLAGRRYGHHILRLMCRLSISPDTCVSRTEGAMGRHGVRVLMFARFVPGLSALSVPMAGALGVSWRTFLLYDAIGALLWSSVAVALGVVFASHIVSVLDAFDTLGRGVLWLVVLVFVLYLLNRWLNRYRLLRSLRMARIGVATLESWMKDEVTPVVIDVRSAARRAIDPFTIPGALAIEPDEIGEKLRDIPRDRRIVVFCACPNEVTAARLAQQLRQQGFAEVRPLLGGLDAWRDAGYTVQKIDGLEMLVPAH